In Deltaproteobacteria bacterium, the following proteins share a genomic window:
- a CDS encoding prolipoprotein diacylglyceryl transferase: MGHFLDWWNHIPEYINPDIVKIGSFQLRYYGLMYVVAFAIVYLLVLYRLNNERYEYPKGIIQSYFVWAILGVIIGGRLGYVLFYDLKYFAVNPLRIVCPFNFSKGLHYIGISGMSYHGGVIAVILISIFFCHKNRINLWNFADLLCPAIPLGYTFGRIGNFINGELYGRVTSVPWGMYFPLDPMHQLRHPSQLYEAFFEGIFLFIILWSLRKTKCFDGFLFSLYLIGYGLVRFFIEFVREPDPQLGFILGPFTMGQILCVGMILGGISIILIKRSYRT; encoded by the coding sequence ATGGGGCACTTTTTGGACTGGTGGAATCATATACCAGAATATATCAACCCCGATATTGTTAAAATTGGTTCATTTCAACTACGTTATTATGGTTTAATGTATGTTGTTGCCTTTGCTATTGTATATTTGCTTGTTTTGTATAGATTAAATAATGAAAGGTACGAATATCCTAAAGGAATTATACAAAGTTATTTTGTGTGGGCTATTCTGGGAGTTATAATTGGCGGGAGGTTAGGATACGTATTATTCTACGATTTAAAATATTTTGCAGTCAATCCATTAAGGATAGTCTGTCCTTTTAATTTTTCAAAGGGGCTCCACTACATTGGCATTTCTGGAATGTCTTATCATGGTGGAGTCATTGCAGTTATTTTAATTTCTATTTTCTTTTGTCATAAAAATAGAATAAATCTCTGGAATTTTGCCGATCTTCTTTGTCCTGCAATTCCTTTGGGATATACATTTGGCAGAATAGGCAATTTTATCAATGGAGAACTATATGGTCGAGTTACCTCTGTACCCTGGGGAATGTATTTCCCTTTAGACCCAATGCATCAATTACGACATCCCTCTCAACTTTATGAGGCCTTTTTTGAGGGGATATTCCTTTTCATAATTCTTTGGAGTTTGAGGAAAACGAAATGTTTTGACGGTTTTCTCTTTTCTTTATATCTTATTGGCTATGGATTGGTACGGTTTTTTATTGAGTTTGTGAGAGAACCCGATCCTCAGTTAGGATTTATATTAGGGCCTTTTACCATGGGGCAGATTCTTTGTGTTGGTATGATATTGGGAGGTATTTCTATTAT